From a single Planococcus shenhongbingii genomic region:
- a CDS encoding inorganic phosphate transporter — protein MDMVLLLTVLIVVFAVIFDFINGFHDTANSIATSVSTKALKPRHAILLAAIMNFVGAMAFTGVAKTITKDIVDPFTLTNGSVVILAALLAAIAWNLITWYYGIPSSSSHALIGSIAGAAIAAAGFAALNYGGFLKILQALIFSPILAFVAGYIVYSIFKVVFRNHNLTKTNRNFRLVQIATAALQSFSHGTNDAQKAMGIITMALIVNGYQSSDDIQFWVQFVCALAMALGTSVGGWRIIKTVGGKIMKIRPVNGVAADITGAAVIFGATFIHLPVSTTHVISSSIMGVGAAHRLKGVKWGTAQTMLFTWIITMPISALLAGGFYFILNIFL, from the coding sequence ATGGATATGGTTCTGCTTTTAACGGTATTAATTGTCGTTTTTGCTGTAATTTTTGACTTCATAAACGGATTTCATGATACAGCCAACTCAATCGCTACTTCGGTGTCTACGAAAGCATTGAAACCGCGCCATGCCATTTTATTGGCTGCTATCATGAACTTTGTAGGAGCTATGGCATTTACAGGTGTTGCTAAAACAATTACGAAAGATATTGTGGATCCGTTCACTTTAACTAACGGATCAGTTGTGATTCTTGCAGCTTTGCTAGCTGCCATCGCATGGAACTTGATTACCTGGTATTACGGGATTCCAAGCAGTTCCTCCCATGCCTTAATCGGTTCTATTGCTGGTGCAGCTATCGCCGCAGCAGGCTTTGCAGCTTTGAATTATGGAGGATTTTTAAAGATTCTTCAAGCATTGATCTTTTCGCCGATTCTGGCTTTTGTTGCGGGTTATATTGTCTACAGCATCTTTAAAGTAGTGTTTAGAAATCACAACCTTACCAAAACAAATCGGAATTTCCGCCTTGTTCAAATTGCGACTGCGGCATTGCAATCATTTTCACACGGTACAAACGATGCCCAAAAAGCAATGGGGATCATTACAATGGCTTTGATTGTAAATGGTTATCAGTCTTCAGATGACATTCAATTCTGGGTGCAGTTTGTATGTGCGCTTGCGATGGCTTTGGGAACTTCTGTAGGCGGTTGGAGAATCATCAAAACAGTTGGCGGAAAGATCATGAAAATCCGTCCTGTCAATGGTGTAGCAGCTGACATTACAGGGGCTGCGGTAATCTTCGGGGCTACATTCATTCATTTGCCAGTCAGTACTACGCACGTCATTTCTTCATCCATTATGGGTGTAGGGGCTGCTCACCGGCTGAAAGGCGTAAAGTGGGGAACAGCGCAAACGATGTTGTTTACATGGATCATCACCATGCCAATTTCTGCGCTGTTGGCTGGAGGTTTTTACTTTATTCTTAATATTTTCCTATAA
- a CDS encoding DUF47 domain-containing protein, with protein MAFKKKDKFAVLLSEIALNLKESAAYFADFKLRETSDLKIFSNTMKDYETKGDNYVHTVIQDLNQAFITPIEREDILALAMTMDDVLDGLDHTASMFEMYSIVNADEFMLEFVEAIRLSTIEIETAVDLLSSKKLPAMREHAIKIKDYESQCDVTRRHAIKHLFQTEKDPIRIMQYKEIYEELEEIADHCQKVANTFESIIMKNA; from the coding sequence ATGGCTTTCAAAAAGAAAGATAAGTTTGCAGTTTTGTTAAGTGAAATCGCATTGAATTTAAAAGAAAGTGCTGCCTATTTTGCAGATTTCAAGCTAAGAGAAACCAGCGATTTGAAAATTTTCTCTAATACAATGAAAGATTATGAGACCAAAGGTGACAACTACGTTCATACAGTCATTCAAGATCTAAACCAAGCTTTCATTACACCGATTGAACGGGAAGATATCTTAGCGCTGGCCATGACAATGGATGATGTTTTAGACGGGTTAGATCACACGGCTTCTATGTTTGAAATGTATTCTATAGTCAATGCCGACGAATTCATGCTGGAATTTGTTGAAGCAATCCGTTTAAGCACGATTGAAATCGAAACTGCCGTAGACTTATTGTCTTCTAAGAAATTGCCTGCAATGAGAGAGCATGCAATAAAAATTAAAGATTACGAATCACAATGTGACGTGACTAGACGCCACGCTATCAAACATTTATTCCAGACGGAAAAAGATCCAATCCGCATTATGCAATACAAAGAAATTTATGAAGAATTAGAAGAAATTGCAGACCATTGCCAAAAGGTAGCAAATACATTCGAATCAATCATAATGAAAAACGCTTAA
- a CDS encoding nucleotidyltransferase-like protein: MEQILRPIYQERASQESTLGVVLVEKREKMSPITDTFDSILLIITKENETPVFTKHYTYLNKKAAMHIVTERQLHKWLLLGTNRKIVDWLFHGRIIYDRNEFMEKLKMELKDYPFYGRKIKMGMEFSKLIRRYLEGKVFFEEKNYLDAYHHIVESLHHLARLAVLENGLPPEVTVWTQVKQMEPAIYKLYEELVLSDEALEKRLELLFLASEFFIHSRTKDGAQHIREVMEQKERWTIQELHEEEELRNYSSNLEVFIEFLVEKDLISVEGVKTKSQGIFHRYYYVKN, from the coding sequence ATGGAACAAATTTTAAGACCCATCTATCAAGAACGTGCCAGCCAAGAAAGTACACTGGGTGTAGTGCTAGTGGAGAAAAGAGAAAAGATGAGCCCTATCACCGATACATTCGATTCGATTTTGTTAATCATCACAAAAGAAAACGAAACGCCGGTTTTTACGAAACATTACACTTATCTGAATAAGAAAGCTGCTATGCATATTGTGACAGAGAGACAATTGCATAAATGGCTCTTGCTTGGAACAAATCGAAAAATTGTCGACTGGCTATTTCATGGGCGAATTATTTATGATAGAAACGAATTTATGGAAAAACTTAAAATGGAATTGAAAGACTATCCGTTTTATGGCCGTAAGATAAAAATGGGCATGGAGTTTTCGAAACTGATTCGCCGTTATTTAGAAGGCAAAGTATTCTTTGAAGAGAAAAACTATCTGGATGCTTATCATCATATAGTAGAATCACTTCACCATTTGGCGAGGCTTGCTGTTCTGGAGAATGGTCTTCCGCCTGAAGTGACTGTGTGGACGCAAGTGAAACAGATGGAGCCGGCTATTTATAAACTTTATGAAGAATTGGTTCTGAGTGATGAAGCACTTGAGAAAAGACTGGAGCTATTGTTTCTAGCCAGTGAATTCTTTATCCATTCCCGCACCAAAGATGGAGCCCAGCACATAAGAGAAGTAATGGAACAGAAAGAACGCTGGACGATCCAGGAATTGCATGAGGAGGAAGAGTTGAGGAACTATTCATCTAACCTGGAAGTCTTTATTGAATTCCTGGTAGAGAAAGACTTGATTTCGGTAGAAGGGGTGAAAACGAAAAGTCAAGGGATTTTTCACCGATACTATTATGTGAAAAACTAA
- a CDS encoding metal-dependent hydrolase family protein, with translation MTYKLIKNGHLIDGTGNQVFHEAAILLNGNRIEVIGKLSEMKIPEEGIEEIDAQGGYILPGLIDTHVHIAMQIKDIRETLKTPFALKFYEAIGYMKNTLNAGVTTVRDAGFADFGIKQAVENRLVAGPRMQLSINPLTITGGHGDSWMRSGLDITAKSYPGMPEGICDGPEQVRQRVREMLRAGAEVIKVHATGGVMSPTDHPEFTQYSQEELSIIVEEATFRGGIKVMAHAQGAEGIKNAVRAGIHSIEHGIFLDDEAIQLMLEKGTYLVPTLLAPVSVVEASKMNESMPDYAVKKAAEIVEVHKESIAKAYQAGVKIAMGTDAGVMAHGTNLRELGLMCEIGMSPMEAIVATTKVAAECLGWDEQIGTVEAGKLADIIITKNNPIEDIRSLENTDNIVAVIKDGIIEKNLIF, from the coding sequence ATGACTTATAAGTTGATTAAGAACGGGCATTTAATTGATGGAACGGGGAATCAGGTATTTCATGAAGCAGCGATACTTTTAAACGGCAACCGTATAGAAGTTATAGGAAAGCTTTCAGAAATGAAAATTCCTGAAGAAGGTATAGAGGAAATTGATGCACAAGGCGGTTATATTCTTCCAGGATTGATTGATACACATGTGCATATCGCTATGCAGATAAAAGATATACGCGAAACTTTAAAGACACCGTTCGCCTTAAAATTTTATGAAGCAATCGGCTATATGAAAAACACTCTTAATGCTGGAGTGACTACTGTCCGTGATGCAGGATTTGCGGATTTTGGCATTAAACAAGCAGTAGAAAACAGGTTGGTTGCGGGTCCTCGGATGCAGCTGAGCATTAATCCTCTAACAATTACAGGTGGACATGGAGACTCCTGGATGAGATCGGGGCTGGACATTACCGCTAAAAGCTATCCGGGAATGCCAGAAGGGATTTGTGACGGCCCCGAACAGGTGAGGCAAAGAGTTAGGGAAATGCTCAGAGCGGGTGCTGAAGTAATTAAAGTACATGCGACAGGAGGAGTGATGAGTCCGACAGATCATCCGGAATTCACCCAGTATTCCCAAGAAGAGTTGTCGATTATTGTAGAAGAAGCGACATTCCGGGGTGGCATAAAAGTAATGGCACACGCCCAAGGAGCTGAAGGTATAAAAAATGCCGTGCGTGCAGGCATTCATTCGATTGAACATGGCATCTTTTTGGATGATGAAGCGATACAGTTGATGCTCGAAAAAGGGACTTATCTGGTGCCGACTTTACTGGCCCCGGTATCAGTTGTAGAAGCAAGTAAAATGAATGAAAGCATGCCGGATTATGCAGTAAAAAAAGCAGCTGAAATAGTGGAGGTCCATAAAGAAAGCATAGCAAAAGCTTATCAAGCAGGAGTCAAAATCGCAATGGGGACTGATGCTGGGGTAATGGCCCATGGCACAAACTTGCGTGAACTGGGCTTAATGTGTGAGATCGGCATGTCTCCGATGGAGGCCATTGTAGCAACCACCAAAGTGGCTGCAGAGTGTTTGGGATGGGATGAACAAATTGGAACTGTTGAGGCCGGGAAATTGGCGGATATAATTATCACAAAAAACAATCCTATAGAAGATATTCGCTCTCTTGAAAATACAGACAATATAGTAGCCGTGATCAAAGATGGAATTATAGAAAAGAATTTGATTTTTTAA
- a CDS encoding D-2-hydroxyacid dehydrogenase, whose product MEVLFTFIPKEHQRQQLINEFPEVQFYFEYKDKARLPSADILVTFGEDLSAEDIQQAGQLKWIMVASAGVEKMPHAAIAEREIVVSNVKGIHKTPMTESVLAHLLSLKRSLPSIYDNQRKKEWSRKTGSTELHESTALIIGPGAIGMEIGRVLQALGVRTIGCNRSGKHADYMEGMVSFDSILKVLPTVDTVISVLPSTNETKYLLKKEHFQAMKNTAIFMNFGRGDLVEDQVLIDALETGEIAYAVLDVFEQEPLPSDHPFWTMENVVVSPHVSSHSEKYVERALDVFIPNLKLWLAEDAYPTNLVNMEKGY is encoded by the coding sequence ATGGAAGTCCTGTTCACGTTCATTCCAAAAGAGCATCAGCGGCAACAGCTGATAAATGAGTTTCCAGAAGTGCAATTCTATTTTGAGTATAAAGACAAAGCACGGCTGCCATCTGCAGATATTCTGGTGACGTTCGGCGAGGATCTTTCAGCAGAAGATATCCAGCAAGCCGGGCAGTTGAAATGGATTATGGTCGCGAGTGCAGGAGTGGAAAAAATGCCGCATGCCGCTATTGCGGAACGGGAAATCGTCGTCTCCAATGTAAAAGGGATCCATAAAACACCGATGACTGAATCGGTTCTGGCCCATTTATTATCATTGAAACGGTCGCTTCCATCTATTTATGACAATCAGCGAAAAAAAGAATGGAGCCGGAAGACAGGTTCGACGGAACTTCATGAATCTACAGCGTTAATCATCGGTCCCGGAGCCATCGGAATGGAAATCGGGCGAGTGCTGCAAGCGCTTGGCGTCCGTACTATCGGTTGCAACCGTTCGGGAAAACATGCTGACTATATGGAAGGGATGGTGTCATTCGATAGCATCCTCAAGGTATTGCCGACGGTGGATACCGTGATTTCCGTTTTACCGAGCACGAACGAAACAAAATACTTGTTGAAAAAAGAGCATTTTCAAGCCATGAAAAACACAGCGATCTTTATGAATTTCGGCCGAGGGGATTTAGTGGAGGATCAAGTGCTGATTGATGCGCTGGAAACTGGAGAAATTGCATACGCGGTATTGGATGTTTTTGAACAAGAGCCGCTGCCTTCAGACCATCCTTTTTGGACAATGGAAAATGTGGTGGTATCGCCGCATGTGTCCAGCCATTCAGAGAAATATGTAGAACGGGCGCTTGATGTATTTATTCCGAATTTGAAATTGTGGCTTGCTGAAGATGCTTATCCAACAAATCTCGTCAATATGGAAAAGGGGTATTGA
- a CDS encoding YgzB family protein, which produces MKPYKNKINRIRTFALALIFIGIVIMYVGIYFRNQPVVMVIFMLLGVVAIVGSTGVYAWIGLLSMKTVPVECPNCGRHTKMLGRVDICMHCNEPLTMDPALEGKEFNQDYNKKNSKI; this is translated from the coding sequence ATGAAACCTTATAAAAACAAAATCAATCGTATCCGGACTTTTGCCTTAGCGCTGATTTTCATCGGTATCGTTATTATGTATGTCGGCATTTATTTTAGAAACCAACCAGTTGTCATGGTGATTTTCATGCTGCTTGGGGTTGTCGCAATTGTCGGCAGTACAGGCGTATATGCTTGGATCGGTTTGTTGTCGATGAAAACAGTTCCGGTTGAATGTCCGAATTGTGGAAGACATACAAAAATGTTGGGCCGCGTAGATATCTGCATGCATTGCAATGAACCTTTGACTATGGACCCTGCTCTCGAAGGAAAAGAGTTTAACCAAGATTACAACAAAAAAAATTCGAAGATATAA
- the perR gene encoding peroxide-responsive transcriptional repressor PerR — translation MSEIQLKDALDALKSTGVRITPQRHAILEYMIHSTTHPTADDIYRALEKAFPNMSVATVYNNLRVFRKAGLVKELTYGDSSSRFDFVTHDHYHIICNDCGKIVDFHYPGLDEVEHLASHVTGFQVDYHRLEIYGTCQDCLGKTAKAQ, via the coding sequence ATGTCTGAAATACAGTTAAAAGACGCGCTTGATGCTTTGAAGTCAACAGGTGTTCGAATCACTCCCCAGCGTCATGCGATTCTGGAGTATATGATTCATTCAACGACGCACCCGACAGCGGATGACATTTATCGCGCGCTTGAGAAAGCTTTTCCTAATATGAGTGTAGCAACAGTTTACAATAATTTACGTGTGTTTAGAAAAGCGGGATTGGTGAAGGAATTGACTTATGGTGATTCTTCCAGCCGTTTTGATTTTGTGACACACGACCATTATCATATAATTTGTAATGATTGCGGAAAAATTGTCGACTTCCATTATCCAGGACTCGATGAAGTAGAGCATTTAGCTTCTCACGTTACTGGATTTCAAGTGGACTACCATCGTCTTGAAATTTATGGGACTTGCCAGGACTGCCTTGGTAAAACTGCAAAAGCACAATAA
- a CDS encoding glutamate-1-semialdehyde 2,1-aminomutase → MNHSTSEKLHDEALQHIVGGVNSPSRSYKAVGGGSPIAMERAKGAYFWDVDGNKYIDYLAAYGPIITGHAHPHITKAITHAAETGLLYGTPTRHEITFAKMLKEAMPNMDKVRFVNSGTEAVMTTIRVSRAYTGRTKIMKFAGCYHGHSDLVLVAAGSGPATLGTPDSAGVPKSIAEEVITIPFNDPTAFSEAMDKWGTEIACILVEPIVGNFGIVEPNKGFLEEVHRIAKEKGALIVYDEVITAFRFHYGGAQDLLGLTPDLTALGKIIGGGLPIGAYGGKKEIMETVAPLGPAYQAGTMAGNPASIQAGIACLEVLREEGVYEKMDELGRQLEEGILAAAKEFGVTITINRLKGALTIYFTDQKVENYEQAEATDGEIFARFFKLMLEQGVNLAPSKYEAWFLTTEHTEEDVAKSIQAVREAFKQL, encoded by the coding sequence ATGAATCATTCCACATCCGAAAAACTTCATGATGAAGCGCTGCAGCATATCGTTGGCGGCGTGAATAGTCCATCGAGATCGTATAAAGCGGTCGGAGGCGGTTCGCCGATAGCGATGGAACGCGCCAAAGGAGCTTATTTTTGGGATGTCGACGGCAATAAATACATCGACTATTTAGCGGCATACGGCCCAATCATAACTGGCCATGCCCATCCTCATATAACAAAAGCCATTACGCATGCAGCGGAAACGGGCCTATTGTACGGAACTCCGACAAGACATGAAATCACATTTGCAAAAATGCTGAAAGAAGCCATGCCAAATATGGATAAAGTCCGTTTCGTCAACAGCGGCACTGAAGCGGTCATGACCACGATCCGTGTTTCCCGCGCTTATACCGGGCGCACGAAAATCATGAAATTCGCAGGCTGTTATCACGGTCACTCCGATTTAGTGCTTGTGGCTGCCGGTTCCGGCCCTGCAACACTTGGAACTCCGGATTCTGCTGGAGTGCCAAAAAGCATCGCTGAAGAAGTGATCACTATTCCTTTCAATGACCCAACCGCTTTTTCAGAAGCCATGGACAAATGGGGCACTGAAATCGCTTGTATTTTAGTAGAACCGATTGTCGGCAACTTTGGAATCGTGGAGCCGAACAAAGGATTCCTTGAAGAAGTACATCGCATCGCCAAAGAAAAAGGCGCTTTAATTGTCTATGACGAAGTCATCACCGCTTTCCGTTTCCATTATGGCGGAGCCCAAGATTTGTTGGGGCTAACTCCTGATTTGACAGCTCTCGGAAAAATCATTGGCGGCGGCTTGCCAATCGGTGCTTACGGCGGGAAAAAAGAGATTATGGAAACCGTTGCACCGCTCGGTCCTGCATATCAAGCTGGAACGATGGCTGGGAATCCGGCATCTATCCAAGCAGGTATCGCCTGCCTTGAAGTTCTTCGCGAAGAAGGCGTCTATGAAAAAATGGATGAGCTTGGCCGTCAGTTAGAAGAAGGAATTCTTGCTGCTGCCAAAGAATTTGGTGTGACCATTACAATTAACCGTTTAAAAGGGGCCTTAACGATTTACTTTACAGACCAAAAGGTGGAAAATTATGAACAAGCGGAAGCAACCGATGGAGAAATTTTCGCACGCTTTTTCAAACTGATGCTTGAACAAGGCGTCAATCTTGCACCTTCTAAGTATGAGGCATGGTTCTTAACGACTGAACATACTGAAGAAGACGTAGCGAAATCGATTCAAGCAGTCCGTGAAGCCTTCAAACAGCTTTAA
- the bcp gene encoding thioredoxin-dependent thiol peroxidase yields MTTLEGLKAPDFKLKNEAGETVALEDFAGKKYVVLYFYPKDMTPGCTTQACDFRDAKDDFSELNAVILGVSADSEKQHVKFIEKHGLPFSLLVDENHQLSEAYNVWVQKKMYGKEFMGIERSTFLIDPTGTIVKEWRKVKVENHIKEVLETLKTLTNR; encoded by the coding sequence ATGACTACATTAGAAGGTTTAAAAGCACCGGATTTCAAATTAAAAAATGAAGCAGGAGAAACGGTGGCATTAGAAGACTTTGCAGGGAAAAAGTATGTAGTGCTTTATTTTTATCCAAAAGACATGACACCAGGATGTACAACTCAAGCTTGTGATTTCCGAGATGCAAAAGACGACTTTTCAGAGTTGAACGCTGTGATTCTGGGTGTCAGTGCAGATTCTGAGAAACAGCATGTCAAATTCATTGAAAAGCATGGTTTGCCATTTTCCTTATTAGTGGACGAAAATCATCAATTGTCAGAAGCCTATAATGTGTGGGTTCAGAAGAAAATGTACGGCAAAGAGTTCATGGGAATTGAACGTTCCACTTTTTTGATTGATCCAACTGGGACAATCGTCAAAGAATGGAGAAAAGTAAAAGTGGAGAACCATATTAAAGAAGTTCTCGAAACATTAAAGACGCTTACCAATCGTTAA
- a CDS encoding cob(I)yrinic acid a,c-diamide adenosyltransferase, whose product MKIYTKTGDKGTTSLVYGTRVAKNDVLVEAYGTCDEANSMIGLAVGHLHNEFFEEKEELETVFHEIQTTLFHVGAELATPKGKEVKWKLTAEDIAKLEQWIDQFDAEVPALKNFILPGGHPAGAALHVARTVVRRAERASISIGNDVSPNVLAYLNRLSDFLFVAARLVNLRLGRSEKDLHQK is encoded by the coding sequence GTGAAGATTTATACGAAAACCGGCGACAAGGGTACGACTTCACTCGTATACGGGACGCGTGTAGCGAAAAATGATGTCTTAGTTGAAGCATATGGTACTTGTGATGAAGCAAATTCGATGATTGGACTAGCGGTTGGCCATTTGCATAATGAATTTTTCGAAGAAAAAGAAGAACTGGAAACGGTTTTTCATGAAATCCAGACAACTTTGTTCCATGTAGGGGCTGAACTGGCCACTCCGAAAGGGAAAGAAGTGAAATGGAAGCTGACTGCAGAGGATATTGCAAAATTAGAGCAGTGGATCGATCAGTTTGATGCAGAAGTACCGGCATTGAAAAACTTTATCTTGCCTGGGGGGCATCCGGCTGGTGCAGCTTTACATGTAGCGCGCACAGTTGTCAGAAGAGCAGAACGAGCATCCATCTCTATTGGCAATGATGTATCCCCAAATGTTCTAGCTTATTTAAACCGTTTGTCCGATTTCCTGTTCGTTGCGGCTCGTTTAGTCAACTTGCGATTAGGAAGAAGCGAAAAAGATTTGCACCAAAAATAA